A portion of the Glandiceps talaboti chromosome 13, keGlaTala1.1, whole genome shotgun sequence genome contains these proteins:
- the LOC144445034 gene encoding vesicular inhibitory amino acid transporter-like codes for MRSYMVIAISRAFHLKSHDPFGEKIAECAEQRLAITAQTSHTVEETIGYAMDPPGNTMLVEMSRFNEKSRILSMSNGDVRETHSTVDKSGYERPVAKEGDGSVLQAAWNICNCIFGVGIITIPYAVREGGLIASTLIFITACIIDNYTSKILALCLYDDVLQPDGTSHKVRVRSSYADIAEACWQSYGRKMIIGIQLVYVTAVAVLYIELSGFILVETFPQAGISQLAWTVLSTLLVMPTIFLRTLTKISWSSMLAVFSVSSMFAGVLAYSVHEMQKPEWEFTLDHKITIESFTICCGVLLFNFEASFAIAGVEESMRDRSKFVKMVNWSYVFCTFFLLLYSIPPYLAFGDNTKEFITYNLPNNAIHTLISLLLVAKALFTYPLFFFFIIDNIDLLKIHFLPPCYGKTQKEFPPFWAMIFRCSIVLFCLLLAVVVPHFSKFMGFIGSLVSPWMSFICPCAFYLKLRRHEVGRCEFVINMLIIIIASSICVVFSILSFRELVRTFKADTV; via the exons TTACAGCACAGACAAGTCACACGGTTGAAGAGACGATTGGTTACGCCATGGATCCTCCAGGCAACACAATGTTAGTAGAAATGTCAAGATTCAATGAAAAGTCACGAATTTTGTCGATGAGTAACGGAGATGTCCGAGAGACACACAGTACTGTTGATAAGAGTGGCTACGAAAGACCTGTCGCTAAAGAAG GTGACGGTTCCGTACTGCAAGCTGCGTGGAATATATGTAACTGTATATTTGGTGTGGGAATTATAACAATTCCGTACGCAGTGCGTGAAGGTGGTCTCATCGCCTCAACCTTGATCTTTATTACGGCATGCATCATTGATAACTATACCAGTAAA ATCCTAGCTCTGTGTTTGTATGATGACGTTTTACAACCCGACGGAACAAGTCACAAAGTTCGAGTCCGTAGCAGTTATGCCGACATAGCAGAGGCTTGCTGGCAATCGTACGGTCGGAAAATGATCATCGGTATACAATTGGTATATGTGACGGCAGTGGCGGTACTTTACATCGAACTTTCAGGCTTTATATTAGTAGAGACGTTTCCCCAGGCCGGTATCTCACAGCTTGCATGGACGGTACTTTCTACTCTTTTGGTCATGCCAACAATCTTTCTTCGGACTCTAACAAAGATTTCCTGGTCAAGTATGTTAGCTGTGTTCTCTGTGTCGAGTATGTTTGCTGGTGTTCTAGCCTACTCTGTCCATGAAATGCAAAAACCGGAATGGGAATTCACCCTTGATCACAAAATAACTATAGAATCGTTCACTATATGTTGTGGCGTCTTGCTTTTCAACTTCGAGGCAAGTTTTGCAATTGCTGGAGTGGAAGAGAGCATGCGCGACAGGTCAAAATTCGTCAAGATGGTGAATTGGAGTTACGTCTTCTGTACATTTTTCCTTCTGCTTTACTCAATCCCACCATACCTTGCGTTTGGAGACAATACAAAAGAATTCATCACCTACAACTTGCCTAACAACGCAATtcacacattaattagtctaCTCCTCGTTGCCAAGGCCCTGTTTACGTATCCACTGTTCTTTTTCTTCATTATCGACAACATTGATCTATTGAAAATTCACTTTCTACCTCCCTGTTACGGTAAAACACAAAAAGAATTTCCACCATTCTGGGCAATGATTTTTCGTTGTAGTATCGTCTTGTTCTGCTTATTACTGGCTGTAGTGGTACCCCACTTTTCTAAATTCATGGGTTTTATTGGCAGTTTGGTTAGTCCGTGGATGAGCTTTATCTGTCCTTGTGCGTTTTACTTAAAATTACGAAGACATGAAGTTGGCAGGTGTGAATTTGtcattaatatgctaattatcATTATTGCTAGTTCAATTTGTGTTGTATTTAGCATATTATCGTTTAGGGAGCTAGTAAGAACTTTTAAAGCGGACACTGTCTAA
- the LOC144445035 gene encoding RAD52 motif-containing protein 1-like: MASNIEVIEFKIPDCRENNLYLTCIKGHYDEDELVMKLYEVFSQLGHLYDVQVKASNYPVIQDCEEEQEHSVKCFYAFVKYYSTNAAQQARHTLNGKPLFGYNQPILIRVANPKNPFASSEYNLPVSKCRELANYYLGFNAYSISVTSMTLDEVDPDDETITDSDKTMRCTCIATLQIPKYQIQTEGVGIGEGTYSNTDLSTKAPAVSKARKVAYNRASENAFSKLVLVIVGNGKVMVEVNNTKADLLSYINDNEQQEIIQVNQLEEVEEEHSEDNCEGAVDASELDSLNAQL; the protein is encoded by the exons ATGGCCTCTAACATTGAGGTAATCGAATTCAAAATACCGGATTGCAGGGAAAATAACTTATACTTAACCTGCATTAAAGGACATTATGACGAAGATGAATTAGTG ATGAAATTATATGAAGTATTTTCACAGCTTGGACATCTATATGATGTGCAAGTCAAAGCTAGTAACTACCCAGTCATTCAGGACTGTGAAGAAGAACAAGAACACAGCGTGAAATGTTTCTATGCATTTGTCAAGTATTACTCCACCAATGCTGCCCAACAAGCTAGGCATACATTGAATGGTAAACCATTGTTTGGTTATAATCAGCCTATATTA ATAAGAGTGGCCAATCCAAAGAATCCGTTTGCTAGCAGtgaatataatttacctgtatCAAAGTGCAGAGAATTGGCCAATTATTATTTAGGTTTTAATGCCTACAGTATTTCAGTCACCTCA ATGACTTTGGATGAGGTTGACCCAGATGATGAGACTATAACAGATTCTGACAAGACTatgagatgtacatgtatagccacTCTACAAATACCAAAGTATCAAATACAAACTGAAGGAGTGGGCATTGGGGAAGGAACCTATAGTAACACTG ATCTCTCTACCAAAGCACCAGCTGTCAGTAAAGCAAGGAAGGTTGCATACAACCGTGCCAGTGAAAATGCCTTTAGTAAATTAGTACTAGTTATAGTTGGTAATGGTAAAGTGATGGTAGAAGTAAATAATACCAAGGCAGATCTACTTTCATATATCAATGATAATGAACAACAGGAGATCATACAG GTAAATCAACTGGAAGAAGTTGAAGAGGAACATTCCGAAGAcaactgtgagggcgctgttgatgCCAGTGAACTAGATAGTTTGAATGCACAGTTGTAG